Proteins encoded together in one Kitasatospora albolonga window:
- a CDS encoding hydroxyacid dehydrogenase translates to MSGETRDAILRPAALDRLARVAEVQPALLVTDFGADDPAQRAALSEAEALFTGWGCPPLDACALEAMPRLRTVVHAAGSVKHHITQDVWDRGITVSTAATANALPVAEYTVAAILFANKNVLESARLYRESRSRVNLLTAFPAIGNYRRTVGIVGASRIGRRVAELLRPFDLRLLVHDPYLDEESAQALGAERTDLDTLARQSDVVTIHAPELPQTRHLFDAGRLALMRDGATLINTARGSLVETDALVKELVTGRIDAVLDHTDPEVLPTDSPLYELPNVLLTPHIAGSQGGELHRLADAAVDELERYAQGLPFAHAVDPRTLHQQA, encoded by the coding sequence ATGAGCGGGGAGACCCGCGACGCGATCCTCCGCCCGGCGGCCCTGGACCGCCTCGCCCGGGTCGCGGAGGTGCAACCCGCCCTGCTCGTCACCGACTTCGGCGCCGACGACCCGGCCCAGCGCGCCGCACTGAGCGAGGCCGAGGCCCTCTTTACCGGCTGGGGCTGCCCGCCCCTGGACGCCTGCGCCCTGGAGGCCATGCCCCGCCTGCGGACCGTCGTGCACGCGGCGGGCTCCGTGAAGCACCACATCACCCAGGACGTCTGGGACCGGGGCATCACCGTCTCCACGGCCGCCACCGCCAACGCCCTCCCGGTCGCGGAGTACACGGTCGCGGCGATCCTCTTCGCCAACAAGAACGTCCTGGAGAGCGCCCGCCTCTACCGGGAGTCCCGCAGCCGGGTCAACCTGCTCACCGCCTTCCCGGCCATCGGCAACTACCGCCGCACGGTGGGGATCGTGGGTGCCTCCCGCATCGGCCGCAGGGTCGCGGAGCTGCTGCGCCCCTTCGACCTGCGCCTCCTGGTGCACGACCCGTACCTGGACGAGGAGAGCGCACAGGCCCTCGGCGCCGAGCGCACCGACCTGGACACCCTCGCCCGGCAGAGCGACGTCGTCACGATCCACGCCCCCGAACTCCCGCAGACCCGCCACCTGTTCGACGCCGGGCGGCTCGCCCTCATGCGGGACGGCGCGACGCTCATCAACACGGCACGCGGCTCACTGGTCGAGACCGACGCACTGGTCAAGGAACTGGTCACCGGCCGCATCGACGCCGTACTCGACCACACGGACCCCGAAGTGCTGCCCACCGACTCGCCGTTGTACGAACTGCCCAACGTCCTGCTCACCCCGCACATCGCCGGCTCCCAGGGCGGCGAGCTCCACCGCCTGGCCGACGCGGCGGTCGACGAGCTCGAACGGTACGCGCAGGGGCTGCCGTTCGCCCACGCGGTGGACCCCCGTACCCTCCACCAGCAGGCGTGA
- a CDS encoding sugar ABC transporter permease, with protein MVPFFALFTAVTVLPMLYAAWMSLFREESSGLGFGGTERVFAGFGNFAEALGDEAFLRSFGNIALYCVLYIPAMVGGALILALLVDSTMARARRFFQIAYFLPHAVPGLIASLIWLYLYTPGLSPITEVLDTLGANWNFFGQDEAIYSVVNISAWQWTGYNMIIFYAGLQAVPREVLEAATVDGSGALRTAFQIKVPMIRPTVVLTLLFTCVGAIQLFDAPKLVQLRANTMGEDWSPTMFIYTAAFKGHDYGLAAASSLLLALVAGLLSFVVTKLGNRWKAS; from the coding sequence ATGGTGCCGTTCTTCGCCCTCTTCACCGCCGTCACCGTCCTGCCGATGCTCTACGCGGCCTGGATGAGCCTCTTCCGCGAGGAGTCTTCCGGCCTCGGATTCGGCGGCACCGAGCGGGTCTTCGCCGGGTTCGGCAACTTCGCCGAAGCCCTCGGCGACGAGGCGTTCCTCCGCTCGTTCGGAAACATCGCCCTCTACTGCGTGCTCTACATCCCCGCCATGGTCGGCGGCGCGCTCATCCTCGCCCTGCTCGTCGACTCGACCATGGCCCGGGCCCGCCGCTTCTTCCAGATCGCCTACTTCCTGCCGCACGCGGTGCCGGGGCTGATCGCCTCGCTCATCTGGCTCTACCTCTACACCCCGGGGCTCAGCCCGATCACCGAAGTGCTCGACACACTCGGCGCGAACTGGAACTTCTTCGGCCAGGACGAGGCGATCTACTCCGTCGTCAACATCTCCGCCTGGCAGTGGACCGGCTACAACATGATCATCTTCTACGCGGGGCTCCAGGCGGTCCCGCGCGAGGTCCTGGAGGCCGCGACCGTCGACGGCTCCGGCGCCCTGCGCACCGCGTTCCAGATCAAGGTCCCCATGATCCGGCCCACGGTCGTCCTCACCCTCCTCTTCACCTGCGTCGGCGCCATCCAGCTCTTCGACGCCCCCAAACTCGTCCAGCTCCGCGCCAACACCATGGGCGAGGACTGGTCGCCGACCATGTTCATCTACACCGCGGCCTTCAAGGGCCACGACTACGGCCTGGCCGCCGCGAGCTCCCTGCTGCTCGCCCTCGTCGCCGGCCTGCTGTCCTTCGTCGTCACCAAGCTCGGCAACCGGTGGAAGGCATCATGA
- a CDS encoding helicase, with amino-acid sequence MQKEQEFVDRVHARVDELRGVAAQDVEEALTPVGTGLQARLERDVLVAERSGLLAALNAVHGSLCFGRIDLSGGAAHHIGRIGIREDDTERTPLLIDWRAPVARPFYLATGHVPMGLRRRRHISTEGRTVTELHDEILDLGDEDRTGFEDPNGDAVLLAALNSARTGRMGDIVRTIQAEQDRIIRAPHRGVLVVEGGPGTGKTAVALHRAAFLLYEHREVLAKRAVLIVGPNPAFLRYIAEVLPALGETGVLLATQAELFPGVHAAGTDTPRAAAVKGGAHMADALALAVRDRQQLPEPGAPLVIPHDDGELVVDWEIAYEARQAARDTLLPHNLARPHFAFRIIDALTAQLTERIGADPYGGPNFLGPDDIAQLGKAVAMSGEVHEAIESLWPVLTPQEFLAGYLAEPVYVPEADADALRRAPGDGAWTPADVPLLDEAAELLGVDDSAERVAAEAERQERIAYAQGLLELSRGSETYEFEDEESEVLAAHDIIDAERMAERHEEIDHRSAAERAAADRTWAFGHIIVDEAQELSPMAWRLLMRRSPTRSLTLVGDPAQTSEEAGVGSWEKILQPYVGDRFEHVTLGVNYRTPAEIMELAARVVRERNPSFVAPGSVRSTGEEPWTRDAGGDLAGAVAEAVAELTPREGRLAVIAPRELHEEVAGALEGVVAGAEPDLTRSVVLLDPRQAKGLEFDHVLVVEPGRYGTSDLYVALTRATQRLGIVHREGLPPALR; translated from the coding sequence TTGCAGAAAGAGCAGGAATTCGTCGACCGTGTCCACGCGCGGGTCGACGAGCTCCGCGGAGTGGCGGCCCAGGACGTCGAGGAGGCGCTGACGCCGGTCGGGACCGGGTTGCAGGCCCGGCTGGAGCGCGATGTGCTGGTCGCGGAACGCTCGGGGCTGCTCGCCGCGCTGAACGCGGTGCACGGGTCGCTGTGTTTCGGGCGCATCGACCTTTCCGGCGGCGCCGCGCACCATATCGGCCGTATCGGTATCCGCGAGGACGACACCGAGCGCACGCCTCTTCTGATCGACTGGCGTGCGCCGGTCGCCCGGCCCTTCTATCTCGCCACCGGGCATGTGCCGATGGGGCTGCGGCGGCGTCGGCACATCAGCACCGAGGGGCGTACGGTCACCGAGCTGCACGACGAGATCCTGGATCTGGGGGACGAGGACCGGACCGGTTTCGAGGACCCGAACGGGGACGCCGTCCTGCTGGCCGCGCTGAACTCGGCCCGCACCGGCCGGATGGGCGACATCGTGCGGACCATCCAGGCGGAGCAGGACCGCATCATCCGCGCCCCGCACCGCGGGGTCCTCGTCGTCGAGGGCGGGCCCGGCACGGGAAAGACGGCGGTCGCGCTGCACCGGGCCGCCTTTCTGCTGTACGAGCACCGCGAGGTGCTGGCCAAGCGCGCGGTGCTGATCGTGGGGCCCAACCCGGCCTTTCTCCGCTACATCGCGGAGGTGCTGCCCGCGCTCGGGGAGACCGGGGTCCTGCTCGCCACCCAGGCCGAACTCTTCCCGGGTGTCCACGCCGCCGGCACCGACACACCCCGCGCGGCGGCCGTGAAGGGCGGGGCGCACATGGCGGATGCGCTCGCCCTCGCCGTCCGCGATCGGCAGCAACTGCCGGAGCCCGGGGCCCCGTTGGTCATCCCGCACGACGACGGGGAGCTGGTCGTCGACTGGGAGATCGCCTACGAGGCCCGGCAGGCGGCCCGGGACACCCTGCTGCCGCACAACCTCGCCCGCCCGCACTTCGCGTTCCGGATCATCGACGCGCTGACCGCGCAGCTCACCGAGCGCATCGGCGCCGACCCGTACGGCGGGCCCAACTTCCTCGGTCCGGACGACATCGCGCAGCTCGGCAAGGCCGTCGCGATGAGCGGGGAGGTGCACGAGGCCATCGAGTCGCTGTGGCCCGTGCTCACCCCGCAGGAGTTCCTCGCCGGGTATTTGGCCGAGCCCGTGTACGTACCGGAGGCGGACGCGGACGCGCTGCGGCGGGCGCCCGGTGACGGGGCGTGGACCCCGGCCGACGTACCGCTGCTCGACGAGGCGGCCGAGCTGCTCGGGGTCGACGACAGTGCCGAGCGGGTCGCGGCGGAGGCCGAGCGCCAGGAGCGGATCGCCTACGCGCAGGGGCTGTTGGAGCTGTCGCGGGGTTCGGAGACGTACGAGTTCGAGGACGAGGAGTCGGAGGTGCTCGCCGCCCACGACATCATCGACGCCGAGCGCATGGCGGAGCGGCACGAGGAGATCGACCACCGCAGCGCCGCCGAGCGGGCCGCCGCCGACCGGACCTGGGCGTTCGGCCACATCATCGTGGACGAGGCGCAGGAGCTGTCGCCCATGGCGTGGCGGCTGCTGATGCGCCGGTCGCCGACCCGTTCGCTGACCCTGGTCGGCGATCCGGCCCAGACGTCCGAGGAGGCGGGTGTGGGTTCGTGGGAGAAGATCCTCCAGCCGTACGTCGGTGACCGCTTCGAGCATGTGACGCTCGGGGTCAACTACCGTACGCCCGCCGAGATCATGGAGCTGGCCGCCCGTGTCGTACGGGAGCGGAACCCCTCGTTCGTGGCGCCCGGTTCGGTGCGGTCCACCGGTGAGGAACCGTGGACGCGGGACGCCGGTGGGGATCTGGCGGGCGCGGTGGCGGAGGCCGTCGCGGAGCTGACCCCGCGGGAGGGGCGGCTCGCGGTGATCGCGCCGCGTGAGCTGCACGAGGAGGTCGCCGGGGCGCTGGAGGGGGTGGTGGCGGGGGCCGAGCCCGATCTCACCCGGTCGGTGGTGCTGCTCGATCCGCGGCAGGCCAAGGGGCTGGAGTTCGACCATGTGCTGGTCGTGGAGCCCGGCCGGTACGGGACGAGCGATCTGTACGTGGCGCTGACCCGGGCCACGCAGCGGCTGGGGATCGTCCACCGGGAGGGGCTGCCCCCGGCGCTGCGCTGA
- a CDS encoding phosphodiesterase — protein MSRARRVLVVGIDGVRLDTLGRVPTPHLDTVADAGFLAPVTIDETTPTMSGPCWATIATGVRVTKHAVWSNDFSGHRLGVFPDFTTRLARQDGRRTYVAAAWEPLVTVADGGPMFRRPTRLTHHAPAADTPQAWEDADEATVRDAVAVLTGEDPEASFVYLGAPDETAHHLGCGTAYEQAIATADRRLGRLLAALRARPAYDGELWTVLVVTDHGHRDEGGHGGASEAERTAWLACSGPDITPGARPVRPVRHEDVAAQVYAALDRTPDSHWTLDGTAVQTRPRAALSTVRHV, from the coding sequence ATGTCCCGTGCCCGCCGTGTGCTCGTCGTCGGCATCGACGGCGTACGCCTCGACACGCTCGGCCGTGTCCCCACCCCGCACCTCGACACGGTCGCCGACGCCGGATTCCTGGCCCCCGTCACGATCGACGAGACCACCCCCACCATGTCCGGCCCGTGCTGGGCCACGATCGCCACCGGCGTACGCGTCACCAAACACGCCGTGTGGTCCAACGACTTCAGCGGCCACCGCCTCGGCGTCTTCCCGGACTTCACCACCCGCCTGGCCCGCCAGGACGGCCGCCGCACCTATGTCGCGGCGGCCTGGGAACCCCTGGTCACCGTGGCCGACGGCGGTCCGATGTTCCGCCGCCCCACCCGCCTCACCCACCACGCCCCGGCCGCCGACACCCCGCAGGCGTGGGAGGACGCGGACGAGGCGACCGTGCGCGACGCCGTCGCCGTACTGACCGGCGAGGACCCCGAAGCCTCCTTCGTCTACCTCGGCGCCCCCGACGAGACCGCCCACCACCTCGGCTGCGGCACCGCGTACGAGCAGGCCATCGCTACGGCCGACCGCCGCCTCGGCCGTCTCCTGGCTGCCCTGCGCGCCCGCCCGGCGTACGACGGGGAGCTCTGGACCGTCCTCGTCGTCACCGACCACGGGCACCGGGACGAGGGCGGCCACGGCGGGGCGAGCGAGGCCGAACGCACGGCGTGGCTGGCCTGTTCGGGCCCGGACATCACACCGGGCGCCCGCCCCGTACGCCCGGTGCGCCACGAGGACGTCGCCGCCCAGGTGTACGCCGCGCTCGACCGGACCCCCGACTCCCACTGGACCCTCGACGGCACCGCCGTACAGACGCGGCCGCGGGCGGCCCTGAGTACGGTGCGGCACGTGTAG
- a CDS encoding LacI family transcriptional regulator has product MRLHVDQRHERVLQLVRERGSLRVAELAEELGMSAVTLRRDVEALAAQGLVQRMHGAVVWPSGSPGPAPAPAAPSAEGLVVGMVVPTTEYYYADVVRGARETVEAAGARLTIGLSHYLPDEDAAQARRLLSTGADGLLLTPSWERGRPEPGEGLWVAEQETPVVLVERWGPLGHPVAGLDRVRSDHAHGAAEAVAHLAGLGHRSIALAVQESPTAPRLRAGYTAAVEALGLSPVAPSPLQDAPSRSETDRFERTLEYLCEGVASGDVTAAIVHSDADAIVLIPRLQARGVRVPEDLAVIAYDDEVAGLADLPLTAVAPDKHAVGAAAAKLLLSRLGAPGEGSAARRHLDILPTLRVRVSCGAAAARP; this is encoded by the coding sequence ATGCGACTCCACGTCGACCAGCGCCACGAGCGGGTGCTCCAGCTCGTCCGCGAACGGGGCAGCCTCCGCGTCGCCGAACTCGCCGAGGAGCTCGGCATGTCCGCGGTCACCCTGCGCCGGGACGTCGAGGCGCTCGCCGCCCAGGGGCTGGTGCAGCGGATGCACGGGGCCGTGGTCTGGCCCTCCGGTTCGCCCGGCCCCGCCCCCGCCCCCGCCGCGCCCTCCGCCGAGGGCCTGGTGGTGGGCATGGTCGTCCCGACCACCGAGTACTACTACGCGGACGTCGTGCGCGGCGCCCGGGAGACGGTGGAGGCCGCCGGTGCCCGGCTGACCATCGGGCTCTCCCACTACCTCCCCGACGAGGACGCCGCCCAGGCCCGCCGCCTGCTCTCCACCGGCGCCGACGGCCTTCTCCTGACGCCGAGCTGGGAGCGCGGCCGGCCGGAGCCGGGGGAGGGGCTGTGGGTGGCCGAACAGGAGACCCCGGTCGTCCTGGTGGAGCGCTGGGGCCCCCTCGGCCACCCGGTGGCGGGCCTGGACCGGGTCCGCTCCGACCATGCGCACGGGGCCGCCGAGGCGGTGGCGCACCTCGCCGGGCTCGGCCACCGGTCCATCGCCCTCGCCGTCCAGGAGAGCCCCACCGCCCCCCGGCTCAGGGCCGGTTACACGGCGGCCGTCGAGGCCCTGGGGCTGAGCCCCGTCGCCCCGTCGCCCCTTCAGGACGCCCCGTCGCGCTCCGAGACCGACCGTTTCGAGCGGACGCTGGAGTACCTGTGCGAGGGCGTGGCGAGCGGCGACGTCACCGCCGCGATCGTGCACAGCGACGCGGACGCCATCGTGCTCATCCCGCGCCTCCAGGCCCGGGGCGTCCGGGTGCCGGAGGACCTCGCGGTGATCGCGTACGACGACGAGGTGGCGGGCCTGGCCGATCTGCCGCTCACCGCCGTGGCACCGGACAAGCACGCGGTCGGCGCGGCGGCGGCGAAGCTCCTGCTCTCCCGGCTGGGCGCGCCCGGCGAGGGGTCCGCCGCCCGCCGCCACCTCGACATCCTGCCCACGCTGAGGGTGAGGGTCTCATGCGGAGCCGCCGCTGCCCGCCCCTGA
- a CDS encoding sugar ABC transporter permease: MSTQTATPDAPPAPTPRPGTGRRPSPPPARRTRGLTSRVMVNGVLAVVAVYTLMPLTWLLIAATKNYRDLFATNPFSLGDFHLLSNLDALFAYNDGLYGRWLLNSLLYTLVAAVLSTLVSVACGYAFDKYAFRGKEKLFGVVLVGVLIPSTVVQLPLYLMASRLGLVDTYWAVLIPSLVNPFGVYLARVFSEGYVPGEVLEAARVDGAGELQTFTKVALPMLAPGFVTIFLFSFTANWNNFYGALMMLNDERLYPVNLGLFMWNQNVYQQPELYPLVIIGSLVAVVPLIVAFLCLQRFWRSGLTAGAVK, from the coding sequence ATGAGCACCCAGACAGCCACCCCCGACGCACCACCGGCCCCCACGCCACGCCCCGGCACCGGACGCCGCCCCTCGCCCCCGCCCGCCCGGCGCACCCGGGGCCTCACCTCACGGGTCATGGTCAACGGCGTACTCGCCGTCGTCGCCGTCTACACCCTCATGCCGCTGACCTGGCTGCTCATCGCCGCCACCAAGAACTACCGCGACCTCTTCGCGACCAACCCCTTCAGCCTCGGCGACTTCCACCTCCTGTCCAACCTCGACGCCCTCTTCGCGTACAACGACGGGCTGTACGGCCGCTGGCTGCTCAACAGCCTCCTCTACACGCTCGTCGCGGCCGTCCTCTCCACCCTGGTCTCCGTCGCCTGCGGCTACGCCTTCGACAAGTACGCCTTCCGGGGCAAGGAGAAGCTGTTCGGCGTCGTCCTCGTCGGCGTCCTCATCCCCTCCACCGTCGTCCAGCTGCCGCTGTACCTGATGGCCTCACGGCTCGGCCTCGTCGACACCTACTGGGCCGTCCTGATCCCCAGCCTCGTCAACCCGTTCGGCGTCTATCTGGCCCGGGTCTTCTCCGAGGGGTACGTGCCGGGCGAGGTCCTGGAAGCCGCCCGGGTCGACGGGGCTGGGGAGCTCCAGACCTTCACCAAGGTCGCCCTGCCGATGCTCGCACCCGGCTTCGTGACCATCTTCCTGTTCTCGTTCACCGCCAACTGGAACAACTTCTACGGTGCGTTGATGATGCTCAACGACGAGCGCCTCTACCCCGTCAACCTCGGCCTGTTCATGTGGAACCAGAACGTCTACCAGCAGCCCGAGCTGTACCCCCTGGTCATCATCGGCTCGCTGGTCGCCGTCGTCCCGCTGATCGTCGCCTTCCTCTGCCTCCAGCGCTTCTGGCGCTCGGGCCTCACCGCAGGAGCCGTCAAGTGA
- a CDS encoding fructose-bisphosphate aldolase, whose translation MPIAATGELIAEAAARRGAVAAFNVITLEHAEAIVEGAEAARAPVILQISENAVKYHGGRLRPLARAARETARAAAVPVGLHLDHVHSPELLHQAAECGFGSAMFDAARLPYAENLVATRAAVVWAHGNGLWLEAELGQVGGKNGEAPLDAHAPGARTDPEEALAFVAATGVDALAVAVGTSHAMTSRDARIDHGLLARLRTAVPVPLVLHGSSGASDEELARAVAGGITKVNIGTALNIAMTGAIRERLAQDERGVDPRAYLAQGREAMARTVSRLMAVLSGPSAKAA comes from the coding sequence ATGCCCATCGCCGCCACCGGCGAGCTGATCGCCGAAGCCGCAGCCCGGCGCGGTGCGGTCGCCGCGTTCAACGTCATCACCCTGGAACACGCGGAAGCGATCGTCGAGGGAGCGGAGGCGGCACGGGCGCCGGTGATCCTCCAGATCAGCGAGAACGCGGTCAAGTACCACGGCGGTCGGCTGCGGCCCCTGGCCCGGGCCGCCCGGGAGACGGCCCGGGCCGCCGCCGTCCCCGTCGGCCTCCACCTCGACCACGTCCACTCCCCCGAGCTGCTGCACCAGGCGGCGGAGTGCGGGTTCGGCTCGGCGATGTTCGACGCCGCCCGGCTGCCGTACGCCGAGAACCTGGTAGCCACCCGCGCCGCCGTCGTATGGGCGCACGGGAACGGGCTCTGGCTGGAGGCCGAGCTCGGTCAGGTGGGCGGCAAGAACGGGGAGGCCCCGCTGGACGCCCATGCGCCCGGGGCCCGTACGGACCCGGAGGAGGCGCTCGCCTTCGTCGCCGCCACCGGGGTGGACGCGCTGGCCGTGGCGGTGGGCACCTCGCACGCCATGACCTCGCGGGACGCCCGGATCGACCACGGGCTGCTGGCCCGGCTCCGTACGGCCGTGCCGGTGCCGCTGGTGCTGCACGGTTCGTCCGGCGCGTCCGACGAGGAGCTGGCACGGGCCGTGGCCGGGGGGATCACCAAGGTCAACATCGGCACCGCGCTGAACATCGCGATGACCGGTGCGATACGGGAGCGCCTCGCGCAGGACGAGCGGGGTGTCGATCCCCGCGCGTATCTCGCCCAGGGCCGGGAGGCGATGGCCCGGACGGTGAGCCGGCTGATGGCGGTCCTGTCCGGGCCCTCCGCGAAAGCGGCGTAA
- a CDS encoding ABC transporter substrate-binding protein: MPCTNRTTRLALAASAASLALLATACGGGSGPDASGPGDGKPVTLTFWSATAGAKETAEAFNETQSGIKVKFSLVPAGPEGVTKLSNAVKGGNAPDIATMDYSALPEYASEGNLENLTASSGDLVKKEFPEAVQSLVNLGGSTWAVPFDVTPIQLYYRKDLFKKYGVEVPTTWAEYRKAAEKIQQGDPDLTITNFGGGDPALLSGLAWQAGAQWYGTEGDAWKVNIDDPDSRKVAAYWDGLLKDGLASETPLWGEGETKERATGKVATIIGAAWSAGNFPVSYPDSKGKWGIAPLPTWDGTPSTGMYGGTSYIVPKGSKHTEAAARFIKWVTTDPEAMTARLSSLKTPSSALPANEGMRSAAAKEFDGSYFGGQDVYQLAGEAAATIVPGWTWGPVQQQVTSAQMAAGGDHTKMLSAGQARGEKAVTDRGLKLAQ, from the coding sequence ATGCCCTGTACGAACCGCACCACCCGCCTCGCCCTCGCCGCGTCCGCCGCCTCACTGGCCCTGCTCGCCACCGCCTGCGGCGGCGGCTCGGGCCCGGACGCGTCGGGCCCCGGCGACGGCAAGCCCGTCACGCTCACGTTCTGGTCGGCCACCGCGGGCGCCAAGGAGACGGCCGAGGCGTTCAACGAGACGCAGTCCGGCATCAAGGTGAAGTTCTCGCTCGTCCCGGCGGGCCCCGAGGGCGTCACCAAGCTCTCGAACGCGGTCAAGGGCGGCAACGCCCCCGACATCGCCACCATGGACTACTCCGCCCTCCCCGAGTACGCCAGCGAGGGCAACCTCGAGAACCTCACCGCGAGCTCCGGCGACCTGGTGAAGAAGGAGTTCCCCGAGGCGGTGCAGTCCCTCGTCAACCTCGGCGGCTCCACCTGGGCGGTCCCCTTCGACGTGACCCCCATCCAGCTCTACTACCGCAAGGACCTCTTCAAGAAGTACGGCGTCGAGGTGCCCACCACCTGGGCCGAGTACCGCAAGGCCGCCGAGAAGATCCAGCAGGGCGACCCGGACCTCACCATCACCAACTTCGGCGGCGGCGACCCCGCCCTCCTGTCCGGCCTCGCCTGGCAGGCCGGCGCCCAGTGGTACGGCACCGAGGGCGACGCCTGGAAGGTGAACATCGACGACCCCGACTCCCGGAAGGTCGCCGCCTACTGGGACGGCCTCCTCAAGGACGGCCTCGCCTCCGAGACCCCGCTCTGGGGCGAGGGCGAGACCAAGGAACGCGCCACCGGCAAGGTCGCCACCATCATCGGCGCCGCCTGGAGCGCGGGGAACTTCCCCGTCAGCTACCCCGACAGCAAGGGCAAGTGGGGCATAGCCCCGCTACCCACCTGGGACGGCACACCGAGCACCGGCATGTACGGCGGCACCTCCTACATCGTCCCCAAGGGCAGCAAGCACACCGAAGCGGCGGCCCGGTTCATCAAGTGGGTCACCACCGACCCCGAGGCCATGACCGCCCGCCTCAGCTCCCTCAAGACCCCCAGCAGCGCCCTGCCCGCCAACGAGGGCATGCGCTCCGCCGCGGCCAAGGAGTTCGACGGCTCCTACTTCGGCGGCCAGGACGTCTACCAGCTCGCAGGCGAGGCCGCCGCCACCATCGTGCCCGGCTGGACCTGGGGCCCGGTCCAGCAGCAGGTCACCTCGGCGCAGATGGCGGCCGGGGGAGACCACACCAAGATGCTGAGCGCCGGACAGGCGAGGGGCGAGAAGGCGGTAACCGACCGCGGCCTGAAGCTCGCCCAGTAG
- a CDS encoding sugar isomerase: protein MTHVARELASQPDCWQRAADLAAGAAGQLPAAGERIAVVGCGTSYFMAQAYAALREGSGQGETDAFAASEFPVGRRYDRIVALSRSGTTTEVLELLTRARGTTRRTVVIGDPDTPMAALADDAVVLGFADEKSVVQTRFATSALTLLRSHLGLHTDAVVEDAQVALAEPLPAGLVECGQFTFLGRGWSVGLANEAALKMREAALAWSEAYPAMEYRHGPISISTHSTATWMLGDAPSGLSDEVHATGARWVAGGLDPLAELVRVQRLALAIAGARGLDPDRPRHLTRSVILGTP, encoded by the coding sequence ATGACGCATGTGGCACGGGAGCTGGCCAGCCAGCCCGACTGCTGGCAGCGGGCGGCGGACCTGGCGGCCGGGGCGGCGGGGCAGCTTCCGGCGGCCGGGGAGCGCATCGCCGTCGTCGGCTGCGGCACCTCGTACTTCATGGCCCAGGCGTACGCCGCCCTCCGCGAGGGCAGCGGTCAGGGCGAGACCGACGCCTTCGCCGCGTCGGAGTTCCCCGTCGGCCGCCGCTACGACCGGATCGTGGCGCTGAGCCGCTCCGGCACCACGACCGAGGTGCTCGAACTGCTCACGCGGGCCCGGGGCACCACACGGCGGACCGTGGTCATCGGGGACCCCGACACCCCCATGGCGGCGCTGGCCGACGACGCGGTGGTCCTCGGCTTCGCCGATGAGAAGTCCGTCGTGCAGACCCGGTTCGCGACCTCGGCCCTGACCCTGCTCCGCTCCCACCTGGGCCTGCACACCGACGCGGTCGTGGAGGACGCGCAGGTCGCACTCGCCGAGCCGCTCCCGGCCGGGCTGGTGGAGTGCGGCCAGTTCACCTTCCTCGGGCGGGGCTGGAGCGTGGGGCTGGCCAACGAGGCGGCGCTGAAGATGCGGGAGGCGGCGCTCGCCTGGAGCGAGGCGTATCCGGCGATGGAGTACCGGCACGGCCCGATCAGCATCTCCACCCACTCCACCGCCACCTGGATGCTCGGTGACGCCCCCTCCGGCCTCTCCGACGAGGTCCACGCGACCGGGGCCCGCTGGGTGGCTGGCGGCCTCGACCCGCTGGCGGAGCTGGTCCGGGTGCAGCGGCTGGCCCTGGCCATCGCGGGCGCGCGCGGCCTCGACCCGGACCGGCCGCGCCATCTGACGCGCTCGGTCATCCTCGGCACTCCCTGA